AGCTTCACGAGTGAAGCGGGCGCGAAAGGTGGGGTCGTGCAGAAACTCGCGAGGCAGTACCTTAATCGCCACCTCGCGCTTGACCTGCGGGTCGAAGCCGCGATAAACCGTTGCCATGCCGCCCCGGCCAAGCTCGGCTTTGATCTCGTAACGTCCAATTTTGGTGGGAAGGGCAGAGGGTTCCATAAGCAAGAGTGGCAGTTGAAAGAGTTGTCAGTTTGGCGCTCCTGAATTTTCGCTGATTTGCCGACATTACGCAACAGCTAAGTTGTCGGGGGCAACTCAAATCTGCCAACCGGTCCCGGCGGCGCGATCAGACTGGCATTGCCACAACCCCTCAAACCAGCAAGCTGAGCATGAATCAAATGAGGAATCTGCTTCGCCCACGTTATGTTTCATGACAATGTACAGTGACAAATACGTGACAATGTACTGAGTCGGCTTAAAACTTTCACCAATGCTTGACTCGGTGAAATGTTTTGTTGTAGTGTGTCGGCGGTCGATTCATCAACGGCTCGACCACCGGCCTGGCCTACGACGCGGACGGCAACATGACCTCGCGCCGTGAGAACAACGTCACCTGGACGCAGGCCTTCGACTTCGAGAATCGCCTGACCTCAGCCGGCAACGGCACCCAAACATGGAGCTTTGTCTACAATGGCGACGGCAACCGGGTGAAACAGGTTGCGGCCAACGGCGATGTGACCGCTTACGTGGGCGGCCTCTATGAGGTCACCTACACCAGCGGCGGCACGCTGAAGAACACCAAGCTATACTATGCCTTCGGGGCACAAGTGGTTGCCATGCGCGACAATGGCACGCTCTACTACCTGCACGGCGATAACTTAGGAAGCGCCAGCCTGACGACGAATGCCAGCGGCGCGGTCGTCTCGCAAAACCGCTTCTATCCTTTTGGCGCAACTCGCTTCACGCAAGGCACACGCCCGACGGACGTGGACTTCATCGGCCAGCGGCTGGATGGAACGGGACTGCACTTTTACAATGCGCGATATTACTCGAGCGGGTTGGGGAGGTTTGTGCAGGCGGATACGATGGCACCGGGAGCGGGGTCGCAGGTGTATAACCGTTATGCTTATGCTCTGTCCAACCCTATACGATATACCGATCCAAGCGGATTCTGCTCCGAGTCGGATGGCAAGTGGGATAGTGTCCTTGATTGCACAATTGACGATTTTGACGCAATGCCATGGGATCAGCGTGGCAGGTGGACGCTCGAATTTTCCGCGCAGACTGGAGTGGATAAATTCAAGAACATCATTGGCATAATTGCTTACTTCAGAGACGATCCTGTTTTCACCAATAGTGATTGGGCGAAGCTTTCAGATGCTGGTGTCTTGTTTGTCATTATGGATGGATATAACAGATTCACAGGTAACGGCTCTTCTTGCTCGGTTGGAGGAAAAATGTGTGGAGATTCTTCAGGCCTTTGGCGCGATTTCTTCTTGGCTGAAAGTAATGATCAGGCCGATGCCTATGAGAAGTGGGGTAGAGCCGAGCAGAGTGGCGTAAACTACGGTACAACCATTGCCCAATCATTACGTGATCAGGCTGGTATGCGGGAGCAAATACAGATCGACACGTTTGTTGGATTTGGCAACGCATATCGATCCTTAATTGGGTCTGGCGCTGGTCGTCAAGTCAATTGGGCATGGTTCGAATCGTTCGGGAGTGGCGGGATATTAGATCCTGGGACACCTCAATCAGGCGGCTTTGTATATGGATGGAGCCAGATTGTTGTTTCGCCTGTATCCCTGGTTATTTATATGGATGTACTCAATCGTGAAAACAATAATTGGCCGGGAACATGGGGAGCAAGATGATGAATCTGGCTTTAGCAGGTCACAGCATATGAAGTTGAGTATCTATTATCAAATTGGGATCACAGTGGCGATCGCCTTATGTGCAAGTTGCGCAAGTCAAGCCAACACTTATAAGATGGGCGAACCGACACGCACCATTTCCATTCCAAAAGAACTGGATTACAACTTTTTGGCGTGGGTTTCGGCAGATGAGATTGTTTTTTTGCGAGCGGTTGGCGATTCGCCGGGCCAAGAGACCTACTCTATTCTCATATACTCGGTCGCGCAAGATATACGGCGGGAACTGGTTGCGCCGAGTTTGAATGGTTGCTCAAACACCCGGCTGGGATGGCTTTACCGCTATGCCCTTGATGAAGTGTTGTATTTGTCGGTGTGCAATCATAATGATCAAGGACATTTCGTCGGAAGTCAAGACTCAATAAAACGCGTGAGTATATTAGAATCAAATTCGCAAGATGTCTTTGTCGGCCCAACTAACTTTCATATTACCCAATTTGCCTATCAGCCGGATGGATCCGGAAGATTGTTGCTGGAAACCCTATCGCACGATTTTTTTGAGGCCACATCTGATGGGGTTCTTCAGCAAATCGACTTGGGGTACGAAGGTCTTTCTGGCCCTGCGTGGTCTCCTGATGGACAGTTTCTAGCCTTTTTAGCAACTTCTGACCCTTCTGCTACCACTCCCCCGCCTTGGGACTTGTTTGTAGCAGACTCCAGTTATAGTGGTCTCAGAAAGTTGCTTTCCAATATAAGGACGCCGGCTCATGTCAAATGGTCTATAAATGGCGATTGGGTTGCTTTTCGTGGCAACTATGACGGACTTGATGGTGTTTGGGCCTTGAACTTGAACTCAAGTAAGCTTGTGCGCGTTTGGCTGGAACAAGTATCTTTTGATTGGAGCCCGGACGAAAACGATCAACTCGTCATTTTAAACCCCAATGAGGAGAATGGCTCCGATGCAAATCCAAGTATTGTGTTTGTGTCTATCAGTCAAGGTGTTCAGC
This portion of the Chloroflexota bacterium genome encodes:
- a CDS encoding RHS repeat-associated core domain-containing protein — translated: MTSRRENNVTWTQAFDFENRLTSAGNGTQTWSFVYNGDGNRVKQVAANGDVTAYVGGLYEVTYTSGGTLKNTKLYYAFGAQVVAMRDNGTLYYLHGDNLGSASLTTNASGAVVSQNRFYPFGATRFTQGTRPTDVDFIGQRLDGTGLHFYNARYYSSGLGRFVQADTMAPGAGSQVYNRYAYALSNPIRYTDPSGFCSESDGKWDSVLDCTIDDFDAMPWDQRGRWTLEFSAQTGVDKFKNIIGIIAYFRDDPVFTNSDWAKLSDAGVLFVIMDGYNRFTGNGSSCSVGGKMCGDSSGLWRDFFLAESNDQADAYEKWGRAEQSGVNYGTTIAQSLRDQAGMREQIQIDTFVGFGNAYRSLIGSGAGRQVNWAWFESFGSGGILDPGTPQSGGFVYGWSQIVVSPVSLVIYMDVLNRENNNWPGTWGAR